The DNA sequence GAGGACTATCGCAGTATATTTGAAGTCAAACAACCTGACTGGTATTCAACCGGATAGGGAGTACCACTGCATAGAGCACAATTTCCTGGGTGTTGCACTAAATGACCCAAACCATAATTCGCTTCCCCTGGTGTCTGCAGCTATATATTGCTACGTTGCGCAGAGGCTTGGTCTAAATGCTCGACCTTGCGGGTTCCctttccatgtccatgttATTGTCAAGCCCCCACCGGGGCTCGATATAAATGGGAATATGCTGGCGCCgggagtttgtggagatCCTATTTATATGGACCCATTTCGTTCAGATAGAGAGACGCCAGTCACGAATCTACAAAGCCAGCTGAACTACCTGGGAGCATCTACTGTCGAACAGTCGACCTTCCTAGGTGAATCTCGGACCTCTGAGATCGTTCTAAGGTGCAGCAAGAATATACTGAACTCGGTCCAGCGCATGTCTCAGTATCCAGATGTGCATTTGGAACCAGTGGATACTGTTAGTGCGAAGTATGCTGCCCTTTGGTCGACAATGCTCCTTTCTGACCCCTCTCGACCGGCCGAGTTTCGACATCATTTACCTTGGCTGATGGAGTTATTTGCTACGGAATTTCCATCTGATATCTACCTTGTCGAACAGTACGTAGTTCCGATGTTTCGTGGGTTGCTCGAATATGAGCATATCTTAGAGAGTCTCCACGTCATGCGGGCCGTGGATGAGATCCCAAAGCAAGTGAAGAGACGTTATTCTGGTCGATGCGACGTGAAGTACCGCATTGGTCAGGTTTTCCGACATCGTCGGTATAACTATATAGCTATCATAACCGGTTGGGACACTGAATGCGATGCAGGTGAGcagtggatgaggaggatgggcATTGATCGCTTgcaaggaggaagacatcAAAGCTTTTACCACGTTATGTATGTTCATATGTGCGATTGGCGATGCGCTGCTAGGCTGACCCATACTCAAGTGTCCAGGATAGAAGCGTGCGGTATGTGGCAGAGGAGAATATCGAGCTTCTGGCCCCTAATATAACTGAGCTGCCTACAACCCTTACTGCAATCGCAGGGAGGCATTTCAAGCGGTGGGACGAAGAAACTCGGACCTTTGTGAGCAACATCAAAGACGAGTATCCTGATGATTAAAGGATTTTGACGACATGGGGTTGAGGAGTTGTCCCTCTATTCTCGGGTTTTGCTATTGCAACACGGCTGGAAATGCCTGTCATCGACGGAGCGTCCTATACAGGCTATGATGCATATGTTTCAGATCCTTACATATCGGCAATAGCAGTGGATCTAGTAAGTATAGTTATCTGTTAGTATAAAAAACTGTGCagaaattatatatatcaccaaAGGCCCTCTGATATGAGGGTGAAGATTATTATTCTGGCATGGAAAAGGACCTGCTAGGGCTCTATTTGCATGGACTCGTCTAACGGGTGATTTATATTGGTTGTCAGCTTGGTCCCAGGAGCTTTAATCTCGACTgaaagaagaacacaagCTGGTCGTCACAGAAGCCCTAGATATGTAACTGCTGTATGTAACAGATCAAGTCCAGTATAATTAGTAACATTACTGCTCAAAGTACTCTGAATTGCAATCCTACCCGTGCCACACCTTATCTTGGTCTTTTCTACTAGGATAATAATATAACGAGCTAGCTTAGCTAGGCAAAAGCAGTTAAATGGCAGTTATCTGTACTCGCCTCCTCTACTCCCCcggttcttttcttttcatacCGTGGTAACATCGCCACTAATCCAGGTTTACGGTTTGCAAGCAAAGTTaagaggccgaggagaaagATAGCCAGAATACAGTAAGTTGGCGGATAAGTATTACGTTTGAAGCACTGGGCCCTCCCAGTTTGATGCTTCTTCTACATGGAACCCAAACACAAGGCGATAAAGGTCGCGTAGCCAGGTGAACTTTCCTCGTTGCATCAATTCTTTGACAGCCCTTGATACATCCACTGCGCTCGCTTGAGCCTGTGGGCCAGCATTTTGGAAAGCTGGGTCAAATCCAACGAATTTTTTGTAACTTTCAAGAAGTGACATTTGCCAGGGTAACGAGCCGAATGCATCCGATGGAAGAGATTTAACAAAGGATGATAGACTCTGTGGTCCGTTGCGTTGGTAACCGCTATTCGCAGCGGCCTTCGTCACTAAGATCCTGAGACTTGATAGATTTGGATCATTAGTCGGAATCGTGACGGTGTTGGTCGAAGATGTCTGTCCAGAAGAGTGGGTTTTCGTCGAGATAATAGACGAATTGGACGACAAGTTCATATTGGAGTTGTGCGCTGGGGATACCTGACCTAAAACGAAAATGTTTGGAACTGGCCTTTCGTCGGGAGAAATAGCAGTTGCGTCTTCAAAGATAGTTGTTGGCGTTTCAGGATGTCGATGTGGTTCAGACAACTCGCCTCTGAGGCTGTGCCTGAGTTGGCTAGTCTGCTGCTCAGCCTGATTAAATATCGCTTGGCTCGGCCGCGGCGTTCCACGATCAGAATCGCGAAGGCTCCGTTGCGTCCATCCCTCACGAAATATGTCGCAAAGTTCCCAGCAAGCCTGAACAGCAGAACCGAGTAATACCTCGCTCAAACGACCTCCCCCTTTTTGACTCTGGCGTATGCTGAACAACATCTCCGCTAGTGACCAGCATGCGCTTAACAAAGAGTCCATTTCTGTCACCAGAGCTCTTTGCTTCATGAGACGATGACACAATGTGATATAAAAATCTAATGTCCTCTCCCTAAAGGCGTCGGGCAAGTCTCGATCGTGCATGTTATATAGATGATTGTTGAGTTCAAAACTGACGCGAAGAACAGAATCCGTTGGTTCATTTTCGTGAACGCGACTCTCAAACAGTGTTTGACAAAAGTTTCGGCAGAGATCAAGTGTAGAGTTGATCTGATGTGCGTAGTTTTCATTCTCGCAAATGTAAAGTACCTGGCACAGCCGCCAGCATGATTTCCAGGCCTCTTCTTGCATGTCAGCCCCGAGATTGGACCGCTGCCGGTGAATATAGCTCAAACGGGCTAAAGTATTGCAAAGGGACCAACATTCAGCCAAGGCGATCTTCAATGTGTCCAGTTCGGCTTCTCCATCGGAGAAGTGCTCTATCGTCAAGTTGAAGGTGCCTGTCTCACGCATTCGCCAGCTGGCCTTCTCGGGACCAGTCCCTTCTGGTATATCTACTGTGATTTTAGTGATGATCTAGCGATCGTTGCCCCATAAGTCAGGGTGGACGGCTACCTTACCCTCAAGATTACCCGAGTGTGCTTTTTTGTCAATCTCATCAAAGTCTCGCATTGTCTGCGCTCGAGGAGTCGCTCGCTCAGACCAGTCTTTCGTGGGCTCAATCGCAGTAGCCAACGGTGGCGGTGACAATGGATTGTTAGAAAATTTCTAACAGGTTTAGTTTACTCAATGGTGGCGTTAAAGGTAATTGAGTAccttttctgttccttcGGAAATAGTTGGGGGCGCAGGGTGTCTTTCCGTCTCGGAATTGGAGAAAGCACCTGGTCGAGATGTAGTTATCCCACCAGAAGACTGTTGCGTATATATGATCTACGATGGGTACGTTTTAGCAAGGCACTTTGCACGTGTGTCAAACGTATCAGCAAGGAATACCCACGAAGTCATTGAAGCCAGGAGGTGCATGTATAACAGATTTTGGGGgctcatcattatcatcctcttccgagCTTCCTTCAACGTTCCCATAACTTGAATTTGCTATTCGTATCTGTTATGGAGCTCATGTTAATCTGCTATTCTAAATGTCTGTATTACTTGAGACATTTTTCGGTAGTCCCTCTATACGTACTCCAATTTTGTCAGGCCGCGGCGAATAAGTAATTGTAGGCGCGACCGCCAGCCCAGTTTCATTATCATCCGTGTTTTGAGTTTCAGTTCTTCGTGTCCCAACGGGCATAGATGACAACGGAAGGGAATGGGGGTTGCTCGTTAACCTATTGTTTGATTTAGAGAGATAGTTATTGGTAGACCTGCACTAGTTAGGCCGAGAGCAAGCAATATATCAGACCTCACTTACATCCTGATAGAGCTGGCTCCGAAAGCCAATAAATAATACGCGCCGGGATTTAAAAGCCAGAAGCTGGTACAGAAGCAGGTATCAAATTATTCCTGCCCCCAGAGTTGAATAATTGATAAGATAACACCCCATACCGTGGGCGGGAGTCTCAAGATACGAAGATGTTGACTAGATGGAGGTATGATATTCGTATTCGCAAAGGTTGTACCGGCCCTAGGTACTGGTTGCAAAGGCATTTGCCTATCATtgaaatgaggggaaagcCCCACGCGCTATTTCAGGGTGGCTAATTACCTATCAGCCATATTATACAGCTATCACGAATTCAGCTAGGGGTGCGCGCTGCGAGGGGGTTAGGGTGGGGCGGAGAAGGCAGCTCCTAGGGGGTTAGAAAGAATTCTGCCGCTTTACTTGACTTTTTGATGGGGTGCGCGCTCCGGGGGGGCCAGGATTTAGTAACTAGGGGTCAGGGTGGGGCGGAAAAGGCAGCTCCTagagaattaaaaaagattctattgttttatataattttttaatttttaattttttaaagCTTTATTTTActaatttaaaaaaattagaaaattttctttttaactTTTTTAAAATCTTTTCAAAGttttataatatataatattataattatagctataatatactatataattCTAAATAGTCTTAAGCCTTCTAGTACTATATTCTTAAAATCTATTAATTAACTATGCTCTATAGATCTATTAGCTATAGATAATAGTATGTTGGTAGAGCGCTTATAATTTCTTAaattttataatattttaaatattttataaaaaaagaattatacatacaaataaatatatatatacatttttcaaaaaaaatcaaatttTCTAATTatattataaaaaaaaataaatatactTTATATTGATAAAActaaatattattaaaaaataattataattttaatatatatataaaatatattaatttttaaaatttataatatattataaatattttatataattatttataaaaattatagtattattatataaattatttaaaaaatatttataattttattaattttaataataattaatatataaaaatctttttatattaaaattaatattttaaaataaattataaaaataatttaattattaataaatataaataaaaaattatatttaataatatttaatagtaaaaaattaaattttataaaataaaattatttaatataaaagaaaattatttaatataaaagaaaattatttaatataaaagaaaattatttataattaaaaaaataattcaaatataaaaatactatattaaaaataatattattattataataataatagattataatagtttataatatttaaatattataaaaatatatttaaaatatctaatttaataaattaaaaaattNNNNNNNNNNNNNNNNNNNNNNNNNNNNNNNNNNNNNNNNNNNNNNNNNNNNNNNNNNNNNNNNNNNNNNNNNNNNNNNNNNNNNNNNNNNNNNNNNNNNNNNNNNNNNNNNNNNNNNNNNNNNNNNNNNNNNNNNNNNNNNNNNNNNNNNNNNNNNNNNNNNNNNNNNNNNNNNNNNNNNNNNNNNNNNNNNNNNNNNNNNNNNNNNNNNNNNNNNNNNNNNNNNNNNNNNNNNNNNNNNNNNNNNNNNNNNNNNNNNNNNNNNNNNNNNNNNNNNNNNNNNNNNNNNNNNNNNNNNNNNNNNNNNNNNNNNNNNNNNNNNNNNNNNNNNNNNNNNNNNNNNNNNNNNNNNNNNNNNNNNNNNNNNNNNNNNNNNNNNNNNNNNNNNNNNNNNNNNNNNNNNNNNNNNNNNNNNNNNNNNNNNNNNNNNNNNNNNNNNNNNNNNNNNNNNNNNNNNNNNNNNNNNNNNNNNNNNNNNNNNNNNNNNNNNNNNNNNNNNNNNNNNNNNNNNNNNNNNNNNNNNNNNNNNNNNNNNNNNNNNNNNNNNNNNNNNNNNNNNNNNNNNNNNNNNNNNNNNNNNNNNNNNNNNNNNNNNNNNNNNNNNNNNNNNNNNNNNNNNNNNNNNNNNNNNNNNNNNNNNNNNNNNNNNNNNNNNNNNNNNNNNNNNNNNNNNNNNNNNNNNNNNNNNNNNNNNNNNNNNNNNNNNNNNNNNNNNNNNNNNNNNNNNNNNNNNNNNNNNNNNNNNNNNNNNNNNNNNNNNNNNNNNNNNNNNNNNNNNNNNNNNNNNNNNNNNNNNNNNNNNNNNNNNNNNNNNNNNNNNNNNNNNNNNNNNNNNNNNNNNNNNNNNNNNNNNNNNNNNNNNNNNNNNNNNNNNNNNNNNNNNNNNNNNNNNNNNNNNNNNNNNNNNNNNNNNNNNNNNNNNNNNNNNNNNNNNNNNNNNNNNNNNNNNNNNNNNNNNNNNNNNNNNNNNNNNNNNNNNNNNNNNNNNNNNNNNNNNNNNNNNNNNNNNNNNNNNNNNNNNNNNNNNNNNNNNNNNNNNNNNNNNNNNNNNNNNNNNNNNNNNNNNNNNNNNNNNNNNNNNNNNNNNNNNNNNNNNNNNNNNNNNNNNNNNNNNNNNNNNNNNNNNNNNNNNNNNNNNNNNNNNNNNNNNNNNNNNNNNNNNNNNNNNNNNNNNNNNNNNNNNNNNNNNNNNNNNNNNNNNNNNNNNNNNNNNNNNNNNNNNNNNNNNNNNNNNNNNNNNNNNNNNNNNNNNNNNNNNNNNNNNNNNNNNNNNNNNNNNNNNNNNNNNNNNNNNNNNNNNNNNNNNNNNNNNNNNNNNNNNNNNNNNNNNNNNNNNNNNNNNNNNNNNNNNNNNNNNNNNNNNNNNNNNNNNNNNNNNNNNNNNNNNNNNNNNNNNNNNNNNNNNNNNNNNNNNNNNNNNNNNNNNNNNNNNNNNNNNNNNNNNNNNNNNNNNNNNNNNNNNNNNNNNNNNNNNNNNNNNNNNNNNNNNNNNNNNNNNNNNNNNNNNNNNNNNNNNNNNNNNNNNNNNNNNNNNNNNNNNNNNNNNNNNNNNNNNNNNNNNNNNNNNNNNNNNNNNNNNNNNNNNNNNNNNNNNNNNNNNNNNNNNNNNNNNNNNNNNNNNNNNNNNNNNNNNNNNNNNNNNNNNNNNNNNNNNNNNNNNNNNNNNNNNNNNNNNNNNNNNNNNNNNNNNNNNNNNNNNNNNNNNNNNNNNNNNNNNNNNNNNNNNNNNNNNNNNNNNNNNNNNNNNNNNNNNNNNNNNNNNNNNNNNNNNNNNNNNNNNNNNNNNNNNNNNNNNNNNNNNNNNNNNNNNNNNNNNNNNNNNNNNNNNNNNNNNNNNNNNNNNNNNNNNNNNNNNNNNNNNNNNNNNNNNNNNNNNNNNNNNNNNNNNNNNNNNNNNNNNNNNNNNNNNNNNNNNNNNNNNNNNNNNNNNNNNNNNNNNNNNNNNNNNNNNNNNNNNNNNNNNNNNNNNNNNNNNNNNNNNNNNNNNNNNNNNNNNNNNNNNNNNNNNNNNNNNNNNNNNNNNNNNNNNNNNNNNNNNNNNNNNNNNNNNNNNNNNNNNNNNNNNNNNNNNNNNNNNNNNN is a window from the Aspergillus oryzae RIB40 DNA, chromosome 6 genome containing:
- a CDS encoding uncharacterized protein (predicted protein); the encoded protein is MVLSLENLPEEILHTILCYSHPCSAAALQQTAHRFEHATNEPLLWRFYCQVHFKYWDSKHDILQKLSAPACAVNWKALYVTRHLTECTASYLLDSILAGQTGRIEKFHALINLGYDVKDTLIRNISPELETDDHLARRYYGKVLLTCLHRSIALPVWAKLRNGGNVTLERALGAFDLFIPESGYGSLDEITNKLDEIVGRLSSLYPSIHMSTPREKARTIAVYLKSNNLTGIQPDREYHCIEHNFLGVALNDPNHNSLPLVSAAIYCYVAQRLGLNARPCGFPFHVHVIVKPPPGLDINGNMLAPGVCGDPIYMDPFRSDRETPVTNLQSQLNYLGASTVEQSTFLGESRTSEIVLRCSKNILNSVQRMSQYPDVHLEPVDTVSAKYAALWSTMLLSDPSRPAEFRHHLPWLMELFATEFPSDIYLVEQYVVPMFRGLLEYEHILESLHVMRAVDEIPKQVKRRYSGRCDVKYRIGQVFRHRRYNYIAIITGWDTECDAGEQWMRRMGIDRLQGGRHQSFYHVIVQDRSVRYVAEENIELLAPNITELPTTLTAIAGRHFKRWDEETRTFVSNIKDEYPDD
- a CDS encoding uncharacterized protein (predicted protein); this translates as MLVPLQYFSPFELYSPAAINSTLDLCRNFCQTLFESRVHENEPTDSVLRGEDIRFLYHIVSSSHEAKSSGDRNGLFVKRMLVTSGDVVQHTPESKRGRSFERGITRFCCSGLLGTLRHISQAIFNQAEQQTSQLRHSLRGELRNCYFSRRKASSKHFRFRSGIPSAQLQYELVVQFVYYLDENPLFWTDIFDQHRHDSD